TTTTAATGTGTTTTATGAGCTTGATAGCTTGTAAAAGAGAGGCTGTTTTTGAATTGGAGGGGAATAGTGAACAAGTTCTGCGAGAACGTACCGTTGGATTAAGATATCCGACAGCTCCGGGACGTCAATACTTTCTTTCGACTCAAGCGGATTCAAGTGGTCATTTCTTGTTGACCGGAGAAATTATTCCCGGTAAAGCAGCCTCGCTTAATTTTGGTTACCAACATCTTCCCTTGTATGTTGAAAAAGAGCATTATCGGGTGATTAAAGAAAATGATAAGTATTTCGTTGTTTCCGACAGAAAAGAGTCTTTACAGAATCGGTATGTACAGTATATGCGTCGAATAGATTCATTGGATGCGACTTATAACCGATTGAGTCATGGTTATGATACTATTTTTGATATAAATCGGAAGGCTCAACTTTCAGATCAGATGAAAAGGGAGTTTGCATTACGGAATGATCAGGTTATTTCAGGTATAAAAGAATTTGCAGGAACAGAAATCGCTTTGAATATTATTAATGAGCTAATGTATCTCTGTGAGGTTGATTATCGTTTTTTTACAAAGGCGATGAAAGCATTGGGAGATTCAATTCCTGAAGGAGATTTGAAAGATAAGATAACGGAAGCTTATCGTCAAGCACAAGGGCGGCAACTCACGGGGAAAGCTCCTGTATTTCGTTTGCCTGACGTGGAGGGGAGAATGTATACATTAGAGGATTTTAAAGGGAAATATTTGTTAATTGATTTCTGGGCTTCTTGGTGCGCTCCTTGTCGAGCTAAGAATAAAGAACTTAATAAATATTATCAGGAATTAAAAGACCTAGGAGTAAATGTCGTGTCGGTTTCTTTAGATAATGACCGTAAAAAATGGGTAAAAGCAATGGAAGAAGATCAGGTCGCTTGGTTACAATTGGTAGATCTGGATGGGTTCGAGAAAAGTAAAGTTAGGGCTGATTACAAGGTGAGTGGGGTGCCAACGGTATATCTGATTGATCCTGATGGAGACGTGTTGATTACAGGGCCGAGTTTGGAAGAGATTAAAAATGCGATCAAGTAGTATATTGGTATAACAGGAAATATTTGGATTTAAAATAAAGAGTCGTCCGAGAATTTCGGGCGACTCTTGTCTGTATAAAATAAAGTCATATCTTTGCATTTAGAATGTGAAGGTGTAGAATGAATAAGGACAATGGATTATTAGCTAAACGAATTTTTCAGGGGGATGAAGAAGCGTTTAAAATTTTGTATGAAGAGTTTTTTCATACATTGCTTGCCATCGCTTGTAAATATGTGGAGAGTGAGGTGGCGAAGGATATTGTGCAGGACACTTTTTTTAAATTGTGGACTACACCTCATAAATTTTCTGCGACCACGGATTTACGTTTTTATTTGTATCGTTCCGTACAGAATCAATGTTTGAATTATATTCGGGATAAGAAAGTGGAGGATCGTTATCGTGATCGAGCGGAGGTCGTTTCTGAAGATTTCTTTTATAACACGGTATTGGAGGAGGAGATTTTTATTCGTTTGCAACAAGCCATTGAAGAACTTCCGGAGAAATATAGGAAAGTCATAAATTTGAATTTGGAGGGATTGAGTGATAAAGAAGTTGCCCTGCGTTTGGGAATATCTATTGATGCAGTTAAACAACAGAAAAAGAGGGGAAAAGAGCAGTTAAAAGAAAAACTAAATCACCCGTTCTTGCTTTTGCTAATAAATTTCTTGTAGATTTTTGTCACTTTTTATGATGTTCCGTGTCTTGTAGTAAAACACAAGAAAATATGACGGAGCAGGATAAACATATTACTTATATTGCCGATTTGATTATAGCGGAATTAACCGGGAAAATTGATGATGCCGGTCGAAATGAGCTTGAAAATTGGAA
The window above is part of the Butyricimonas paravirosa genome. Proteins encoded here:
- a CDS encoding TlpA family protein disulfide reductase, whose product is MGKNILILMCFMSLIACKREAVFELEGNSEQVLRERTVGLRYPTAPGRQYFLSTQADSSGHFLLTGEIIPGKAASLNFGYQHLPLYVEKEHYRVIKENDKYFVVSDRKESLQNRYVQYMRRIDSLDATYNRLSHGYDTIFDINRKAQLSDQMKREFALRNDQVISGIKEFAGTEIALNIINELMYLCEVDYRFFTKAMKALGDSIPEGDLKDKITEAYRQAQGRQLTGKAPVFRLPDVEGRMYTLEDFKGKYLLIDFWASWCAPCRAKNKELNKYYQELKDLGVNVVSVSLDNDRKKWVKAMEEDQVAWLQLVDLDGFEKSKVRADYKVSGVPTVYLIDPDGDVLITGPSLEEIKNAIK
- a CDS encoding RNA polymerase sigma factor; the encoded protein is MNKDNGLLAKRIFQGDEEAFKILYEEFFHTLLAIACKYVESEVAKDIVQDTFFKLWTTPHKFSATTDLRFYLYRSVQNQCLNYIRDKKVEDRYRDRAEVVSEDFFYNTVLEEEIFIRLQQAIEELPEKYRKVINLNLEGLSDKEVALRLGISIDAVKQQKKRGKEQLKEKLNHPFLLLLINFL